cacaggttttgataaatctccccctatatgtgaaggggggggggggagactgaatgacatgctgggagttgtagtccctgttgtgtgtgtgtatgctagtgtttacaaaccagtgtgcctccagctgttgcaaaactacaactcccagcatgccctgacagactttgggcatgctgggagttgtagatttgcaacagctggaggtacactggttgggaaacactgttctagcctattcagcatacacgtcatgttacaccagtgtttcccaaccagtgtgcctccagctgttgcaaaactacaactcctagcatgcccaaaggctgtgagggcatgctggcagttgtagttttgcaatagctggaggcaccctggttgggaaatacgggtgtatgccctacagaggtgtggtgaactacaacccccaggagactacagaggcagcatgctgatgttataccacagactgaagactcctgaatgacacatgctaggagttgtagtcccttttgtgtgtgtatgacagtgtatcccaaccaaggctgattatattagtgtgctgtgtataaggcggctgacccgggaaaatagtagggtgggtaaagggtggaacaaacaaacaaaaaaatttaaaaaaaggagccgccccaaaccagcaaggcatgtggcatgctgggatttgtagttttcagcacagcaagaagcaggaaatagaagcaaagataggaaaacaaagtgggggataaaaagacaacaaagaacagaaatagagtaggctaaacaacgagaatagaaatgaaacaaaacaaaaagggtaagtcaaaaacggaaaaacacgttggccaccggagtacccctttaatcacatttATTTCCCAAGTCTTAACCTTCTTGGATTTGAATAGTTGTGTTGCATATTTAATGAAATGTTCTACAAACACAAAACTTCAGGTTATTTTAAGTCTAGACAGGTTTGACAGCTACCAGCTGGAGCTTCACACAGAGGATCTGTATCTTCCATAACTACACAAACACCTCAAACAGCAAACCAAAACCTTATGATGTACTCCACAAAGCTGTGCTTTCTATGGATGTGTCTGTAGAAAAAGGAGTCTCTGGTTTGGCTAatgacttaaagggaaccaatcatcagatgttACCCTGTATAACGCTttgcaaagcattatatagggtaaaatctttattttcaccattcccgggggacgctcctgcccttagggatggtgaagatatgaagttatatacTAGTCACCTGGGGGGAGCTCTTCtaatctactcccgttcttcggcctgcagcgacgccccctccgcatgattgatgggccgcgtcatcgctctgctctgtctgttcagtgagcggaacaatgacgcggcccatcaatcaagcggagggggcgtcgctgcctgcAGAAGAATGGGAGTAGGTGagtggagctccccgcccaggtgactacttacagcggcggcggtgactagtttataacttcatatcttcaccatccctgggggcaggagcgtcccccggggatggtgaggacaacaattttaccctatataacgctttgccaagaattatatagggtaaaatctgatgattggttcactTTAAATCATGTTTCAAGGTTCTTTTCAGGGCTGAACATTGACTTACATGGTAACTACCTAAAGGTGGCACTAGAGATAGAGTTTTCTTCTAGCACAGAGTCATTGTGCATTTTTCTAACACTTCAAAATGTAGCAGCTGCTCTATTTAATGCTACAAGTAGTATGTTCTTCCTGTGTTTGCATAGGTTTCCCTTGGGAGCTCTATTTGTGAATGTGTAATAGGAAATTAAAGTTAAATCCTCATTGGAAGGTACAGGGACTGAAATTTAATGGTGTCAATTTTtgtacagcactgcagaatatgttagtgctacataaataaataagtgtatacatttcatttttttaaaaaatgtataccctCCCCTTGATCCAAGGCTCCATCTGTGGATCTACTCAATTAAACATCTACCTATGTGCATCGATATAACTATCTGATCATACCCTCACTAACACACCACTAGGTTATCACCAACACTACATATTATTTGTGAACACACATTGTTTGTTGTCATTAGGTGACCGAGAATTAAAATCATtgtggtaccattttagttttattGATTAAAAGTAACATTTTATCTGTCCTAAAGAGTAGTATTGAATCTGTGATAAgataatatacattttattagccATAACAGTCAATGGAAAACACCattgtatgtgcatatatatatatatatatatatatatatatatatatatatttagctgaACAAAGCATTAAAGTGCTTATTAGGAATAGAAAAGGAgatctaatttcttccaaaagtagaaCCACAccagtggtattacaacttggctccattcacttcaattaaaCTGAACAAATTGagggcaggtgtggtgctgtgtttttttttttgtttgtttgtttgttttttaaagaaattataatttttttttttaaagaaattttttttttttttttttagtcccggATACCCCCTCaaatctgcagtgtatacagtgcatgtgaacatacccttaggggaaCAAAAACTGTACACCTAATCACATGCCCCAAACATAGGTAGAATAAAGCATTACTAAggttgcatgcacaccacgttttcactatACGGGTGCCAGATCCTGCTGGGGGAGTGGAAAACTATGCGCTCCCGTACCACAGCTGgatcggcgctgaaatccattgactttgatGAGCCGGAAACGggtccaaaaatgagccgaccggagtaaaacggtgactccggtcggctcatttttggacacgtttccggttttctgaccggacctcaaaaCATAGTATACTATGttttgaggtccggtcagaaaaccggatacgggtcaaaaattagcctaccggagtaaaacggtgacAATGGATTTcagcacggttttcccctcccccacccggatccggcacccgtatagtgaaaacgtggtgtgcatgcaccctaacacatGTCACCATCATAGGACAAAGATTCATTACCTTGGATCTTGGAAAAAGTAGCAGAACAGCTTTTGTGATATCTACATTAGCTCAAAACTATATttaacacatacacaaacatgTTACAGCATGCTGTGTAGTTTCAGAGCCATCAGCTAATCGTGGATCTGGTGAGTTTAAATTTACTTTGGGCAGAGTAAGTGAAGATCCAGTTTCTATTATTGTGAGCTTCCAACTTAATGACAGGTTTGATGTTTATGAGTGGAGAGATAATTATAGGCGCTCCAAACACAACAGACAACTAAACACACAAGAAATGGGGCAGGGACATCTGCACAAGTCTACATTACTGCTTAAAGAAAAAGTATCATGAAGGACAAGTTATCCCTACCCAAagaacaggggataagtgtctgaccctCCACGATAAGACATttatctcccctatcctttggataggggataaattgtcctaTATGAGAGAGCTCCTTTTAAAGGGTTATGCAACCTGAAAATATTAATTGGTGGGGGGTCAGACTACTGGCAATCATGTGTTTAAAGGGGCCACAGCACTGGTGAGTACTACAGCCTCTATAGTGTTTCCCTGTGAACAAGGCAGTTCCCTACCCTGCATCACTGTTACATATAGTACATGGAAATGATGAACACAGGTAAACCTTTAAAAGGTAATAAGATAATATTCAATACTTGATGAATGCCACAGGCCCTTTAAGCAGGTGATCAGAGGATGTTTCAGAAAATGGATCAAACACAGATAGACTAGCTGTAGGATAGGCCATATATTTGAGAagacctttaaggctaggttccgactacggaatttccgcctgcaattcctctctGAAATTGCAGTTggaaattccacttgctaaaatgtatagtgtagtgaatgggtttccgttcacaaattcacacttcggaatttgtgaagcagaatttgtgaacggaaaatccgattggaaatttccgcctgaagaaaggggttgctctttcttcaggcggaaatccgcgcagaacacattgcagtctatgggagactgcagtgtccgcgcggtcctagcgccgactgattcagtcagcgccggCCGCACTCTGAAtatccaggcggaaattttcagcccggagattccgtagtctgaacctagcctaaaagggcACAAAGCATATGTTTACAAAGCTCTGGTTTAGTGTTCCAAAATGGCTACTGTTATCCAGGATTGCAAAAACAGAGTCAATTTGTTCCAGAAACTGCACCACTCCTGTGCTCAGGTTGTGTAGttttacaacttgactccattcatgTCAAAGCAACTGCAAtttcacacacaacctgaggacaagtgtggagctgttttttgaaaaaattgtctgtttttctattcctggataacccctttaaaggaaacctgtcagccagttcacccacactaaacccaatacactgggatatagtgtgggtgaacaggagtccatacaggggtcactcACTAGTTTGCCTACACTGGCCATTGAGTTATGCCCCAGTAATATTCTGCTGTTTGTCCCCAGAATTGCGCATTCAAGGCGGGTCCCCCGCTGGACGGCTGCCTCTGCCGCATCCTAAGCCCGCCCCCTTACTTAGAAAAATCATtatcttcaactccacgtcctagtgatgtggagtcAGATGCCCCTGTAGCCCAGCGCTGTCTGCAGAGCTCATGCGCTGAATTTTTTTACACAGCTCTCGCCTCCTGATGACGTAAGAGCTGTGCGTTGGGAGAGCCGCTCTGCGCATCGTAACTGCACATGCGCCGATACCTCCCTACACCCGTCTTCGGCTGAGAGCTGGGTAAAAAATTCAGCACATGagctctgcagacagagcgctgccCTCCGGGGGCGTGTGACTCCACATCACTACGACGTGGCGTTGAAGATAATGATTATGCTAAATAAGGGGTCTGGCTTAGGACGCGGCAGAGGCAGCCGGCCAGCAGGGGCCCTGCCTTGAAAGGGCGATGCTGGGGACAAACAGGAGAACTTTACCAGGGCATAACTGAACGGACAGTGTAGGCAGACAAGaaagtgacccctgtatggactcctgttcacccacactataactccgtgtattgggtttagtgtgggtgaactggctgacagttttcctttaagcctgCCTAACCCTGCTATTTAGCAATGGTTATATTTTTACTTACCAGAAGACTCCCAGACTGGCATTCTACAATTTCCAATGCTTTTGCACTGTGCTGATGGCCAAGGACAGTATACCTGACCACATTTTACATGCATAATAAAGAAAggtgtatatatatctcaactggctccagaaagttaaacagatttgtaaattacttctattaaaaaatcttaatcctttcagtacttatgagcttctgaagttaaggttgttcttttctgtctaagtgctctctgatgacacctgtcttgggaaacgcccagtttagaagaggtttgctatggggatttgcttctaaactgggcaggttcccgagacaggtgtcatcagagaggacttagatagaaaagaacaaccttaacttcagaagctcataagtactgaaaggattaagatttttttaatagaagtaattcacaaatctgtaactttctggagccagttgatatatatatatatatatatatatatatatatatatatatataaataaaaagttttttcctgcaatacccctttaataattacaAGATAGCAGGCGGGGTGGGCATTGGGACACTAAACCTCAGCTGTGTAAAGACATGCTGGTGGTTTGTCACAAATAATGTCAGTTTTTAATACATACTGATCTGAAAAGTTCCTGAAACACATACCCATAAAAGAGAGACCCTTATGCAACAAGAATAAACTATTGGAACCAAACCAAAGTTTCTCATTTAGACCATACTTTATTGTACATAAGAACACTAAAGTACTATATATACTGGAATGTGTAGTAAAAAAAGACTTAAAAACATTGTTCCCAGTATAACATAAATATAGCAAGTTGAACTGAACacttcaaacaaaaaaaacaagatctgtaaaacgttacatttacattattttacaaTTGGGTGTGCAAGCAAGATGCACCTACACACTCTCTTAGCTACTCCAATGGAGTGGCCTGCAAAGGCAGCAACCCTCTGGCAAGAAAGACATTTCAGATATGCAGAGGAATGCCCCTCTTCTCCCTGCGCTAGAGACCTTGTAAACATTTAAGGCAGTAAATAGGCAACCAGCACTGTTTGCACTTGGCATAAGTATTGGACCAAGTTTGTCTAGAACAAGTTTTAGGAATTAACTACTTCTATGTCAAGAGCTTCTATATGGTATAAACCTGGGGCCTGGAGGCGGGAGACAGTCTCTTACCAGCTACAGAAATAGCTCTATCCTTATCAGGCACTCGGGATCCACATCAGACTCTAGTTTCCCTGCACAAATAAAACTACaaatgaaaatgatttttttacgATGTAAACTGAAACCATTTTACAAAACATTATCTGAGTTTGTCTCAAGAAACAACCAGCTTCGTAATAGCTAAGGCCTCATTGAGCAACAGCGCTCATTGTCTATGTCCGAGACCTGACTATCTCAGGTGAGGACAACTGTTACCTATTGACAGTACTGATAGGTACTCGCAGGTGGTTAAATAAACCACAATAGTCTTTGGTTGGGCCTATGATCCTCATGATTACAAGTTGGCATAGCGCCTGAACAGTCCAGTTTTGGCATGTAAGATCCTCTTTTGGAATGAAGTTTATCAGTAGGCATAAAAAGATAAAAAGTCAAATCTGGTTACAAGATAAGCTTAGTAAGCTTGGACTTGCTGAGGAAGAAGTTGGCAGCCGCTGTTGACGTGACTCATGACTTTCTGCTTCAGCTGGGCCACCTGTTCCCTCAACAGGTTAGCAGTAGATGCCAACTCTGTATTTTGAGTTTTAAGGCTTTTCACTTTCTCCTCCAGTCTAGAAATTCTCTCCAATTTCCTCTTTCGGCATTTAGAAGCTGCTATTCTGTTCCTTAGCCGTTTTCTTTCAGCTTTGATCCTTTCCTGAGTGTCCATGTCAATAGGAGACATTGGTGGGCTGTCTCCAAAAGATGGTACTTCTGGCACAATCTGTGGTTCGTCCTTGAGAATCTGCAGTCTAGGTGGAGGGGCTATGGACTGCTGTGCCAGGCCTGACGGTGGAGGTGGAAATGGCACGGTGTCAGTGCTGTAATTTACAGTGGTGCCCATTGGCCCACTTGAGTAACTGCTGAGATTGGCATACACAGGGGCATCAGATGGTGGGGGAGGCTGCAGAGTGGCACCTGCAGGTACAGAGCTTAAATCCACTGCACTTGTCACCCCGAGTTGATTTTGCTTGTGAAGATCTTCCAGCGCTTTCACAAATCCTTCAGCAAACTCCTGTTCTTCACTGGCCACCTTGGGGTAGATAAACTGGCTGGTGGTTGGAGTGGTAGTGACCAGGCCATTGGATTGGATGATGAGCCTCTCCAGCTCTGGAGATGCCAGCTTCAACAGTCCAAGATCAGGGGAGGTCAAGAGGCCATCATGAGGCTTTAAGGAGTTGGCTACCTGCTCATTCAGGTTGAGGTTTAGGTCTTTCTTCATCATGGTGGCAACAGAAGAAGTGTAAAAGTTCGAAGCCTGATGCAAATTCAAAACATCATCATGGTAGAAGGGTATTTCCATTATACCCTAAGGTTGTCTTAGAAGAAGAGGGGTTCGGCCCTTTAAACCCCCATCGGATCTCTGTAGAAAGAGGTGCAGAGAAAGCGTTACCGTGCGGAGACAATCTGTTGCGTCTTCTAGGCAGGCGTGCCTTCAACTCCCAAGTTGGGGAAGAAGCTTCTTTGTTCTTGAAAATGtcagtgcccctttaagaggcAGGCAGCCTTTGTCTACAGCGCCGGGTCCTTCACCATGCCACACCACGGGACAGGCGGTGCCCACACATCCTCTGCCAGAAGTCGGGCTCTTTAGGAGTGAGACGGACAGACTCCCCCGGTCGCCTCCTCTTCACAACACAAAGTGTAGGCGGTGCGGCCGCCCGGAGTCCTCGTCCCTGTATAACTGAGCTTGTCACCACTGAGGCAGCTACTTCCTCAGCGGCACCGAGACCTGAAGCGAGCGTCTCCCCTTCCGTACAGCGATCTTACAGCCGCGGCCCCGCCGCCCGTACTTCCTTATATAATGTTCCCTCGGACATTATGTCACTTAGCTcctctgtgattggtcagatatgACGCGAGACGTTCCCCGCTTAGGCTTGTGGGCGGGCCGAAGGGCTAGTGATGCACGCTGGGCTGATGTCATTGGTTAACTAATTAGCCGCTGAAAGCCGCTGCTCGCCCAATGGTAAGTCGCGGGCTGGTCACATGGCATTGACGTCCTTTCTTCATTAAAGAGCTCCCTGAACGAAGAGACGTCAGAGGATATTTTTAGACACGTGGACAGGGAGTGGCGCGCTTGTCAGAATTGAGACAACTGTGTCGACTCTTTtgtgtatgtacatatatagAGGGGTAACCAGACCTATCTCTAATGGCAGAGGTCACCTGTCTACTCTGCCTGCCTGTGTTCAGCAGACATACAGGATAGAAGCTTTCCTCTGCTTCTTAGTGTTACAAATGCTCATCACCTGTTGTCTGGTTACTAACAGATAAGCTGGCAGACTTATTGGATCATCTCTTTATTCCACTCAGGGTTTTGGGGGAAGCTGTATTAGAACTGTGACCTCCTGCCTAGTAGTTTCAGAAACAAACATGACAGGACTTTCTACAAGGTTATCTTTACTTCCATTATTCCAACCCTGAAGTCTGAAGGGCTTCCTGTTATGGAAGCCAAATAACGCCTATACAGTTGAATCTCCCAGTAGCGGACACTCACAGGGGAAAAAAGTGTTTGCTATTGATGGAtgttccctattgggaaaaaaaagccacaaaatctttctaaatgaccaaatactgtactgtacttgcTCCacggtgtaattacctataaaacacgataaaaagcaatattacaatagaatctcccagtgccgtttaattaccccttatcaccccctgtaccatttcaccccccctccccatgccgTTTTATTCCCCCTCTTGATTCCTCCAATGACACTTAATTCTTCCACCCTTCAACTccctgtgccatcttattccccctttatcctcttgtgccactttattcccctcatccccccttactcatgtgccacataatttcaccttgataccccttgtgccatttaattccccatTTATTACCCTCTGGGAAAATTCAATGCCCCCTATTTACCACCACTGTGCCgttttattccccctttatcttccggtgccactttattccccctgagccaaatcatccccctcaccccttgtgccacatcaatTTTCCCCTTTCCTCCtcccctgttgttcttcttacctgacCAGCAGACTCAGGTGCAGAGGCTTTCAGGGGGTTTGATGTTCTCCTGATGTCCTCTGTGCTGCATTCACTGAGAGGCTGTGAGCAGCAGCCGCTGCCAGCAGTGACTAGTAACGCTCCTGACATCACTCTTCAATGCCCACAGCTGCCGCTGCTGCTCTCAGTAAGTGCAGGGAGAGGAAGGAAAGGTAAAagtgatatggcaaaaggggtaaggggggatgatatggcacaggggaataaagtggcacagggtgaTAAAGGGgtatgaaatggcatgggggatgaaatagcacaggtgggataaagggGGGAAAGAATTGGCACaggaggaatgaaatggcacagggtggtaaagagggggtgatgtatttgcacagggtaataaagggggaatgaaatgacgTGGGGGGGATCAAGGGATAATAATGTGTCACAGCGGGTAATTAAGGGGTGGTCGatctggcacagggggataagtgGGAGGGGCAAATGATGTGGCCGGCGGATGTTCAGAAGCAGGATACCACTGTTAAAACagaggtcttctgcttctgtgctgcggATGGTGGGAGCCTGGGCCCCtttctggggtattggctgtacccccctgacggcggccctgtgtacaaggtagggccagaacaaaagcctggttgtcccctattgggagtgttttgtttcctattgggagtgttttgtctcctattgggagtgcttTGTCTCCTATTGGATGTGTccccaaatacattaagtcttaagggactctgccggggaataaaaactgtccactattgggaggtgtccactaagggtaCTTTGCCATAAATGCCACCTCTTCTACCCATGCCGAACCCTGGGAAGCTCACAAAACTGTCCTTCATGGAAATCCCCAGTACAAGAAGCCTCCCATAAAAAGCATGAAATGATAAAAAGCTAAAAAGCAGAATCTAGCATCAAAAGTAGTAGAAATGGGTTTGAAGGCTTGAAGGGGTGttccagttataaaaaaaaatgtatctccatccACAGAATAGCGGAACAACAGAAAAAGAATGGTCTAGGAGGCGCTGCTTGCGTAGTTGACAAGAAAGCACCATTGCTCGCATAGGACAAcgcattttttattttgcacaataAGGACGACGCGTTTCGACACTGGCTCGTCCCTCCCTCAGGTCCACCAATGTATCCCTGAGCGGTTAATCCAACTCGTCGGAATACTGGTGCAGAGATCCAAGCAGCATCTCTTAAatagagttgagtgaacttttgaaaagttcggtTCACCGGACTCGCCAAACCTTTCGGAAATCACGAGTTTGGTTTGGCTCAGTTTGACTTGAACCAGCAATTAAATAAGCCCCATAACACGTTTATAACACTTCCATACATCTCTaaacccctgtctaacactgttaggaatgtattcaagtagttttaaagtgtttttaaagcTCAGTTATGGTGACGTATGGCCCATGGTAACTATTACTGCTCACCCATTTTAGGCctattcacaccaaaataaagcggcataaagtatccctggttgtcggtAGATGGCTGccagtgaagaagaaatagctcttgtataaaaaaaaattatcccattTCCTGGGGATGATGAGTTGTGTATGTTTATGCCTGACTGGAAGTAGGGTGgtggtggattggtgttactagTAGTATCCAGTGTACAGCAGGCGGTGGCTGAGTGatgttaatagcgcacagcatgAGATGAAAGACAGATGTTaatagcatacagcatgagatggcagactgatgtcactagcgtacagcatgagatggtgtaCAGATGTTACTAGCatccagcaggggtggtggttgtACTGCATAACCAGTGGTATCTGAAAGAGGAGGTTTAAATGCCTCACTGATCCATGGTTGATTCATTTTagtaaaagtcagtttttccacGCTGCTGACTGACAATCTTGTTCGCTTTGGGGTTACCACACCTCCTGCTGCGCTCACTAGAGGGTGGTCAAGACAGAACACTCATGGCAAACTTGCCCAGTtgtggccaatggtctaatctggtgagccagaagtccatggggtctgggctcatggtgtctgtcagagaaagtaCACTGCTGAGGTAGGCCTCAGACTTGGTTGTTCAGGTTGTGGTTTACATCCCTTTCATGATTCATGACAGGGGAGCGTACAGGATGCAGAAACTTCGCCATCATGTGCTCAAACGTCAAGATGCCACTCCTGCTACTACTGATGATTCTGCCTCTTGCTAGGGTAGTACTGGCAGAAGTAGTGGAGCATTACAGAGGGCGGAGACTGGACCTCCGTTCAGCAGGTGTTTGTTGCTGGAAAGCTGTAGCAAGCTGTCTGCGTAGCTTCTCCTTATACAAATCCAATTTATCCTCCTTCCCAGAAGGCGACAAAAATTCCCCAATTTTGGGTTGATACCGAGGGTCTAcgagtgtggctatccagtactccTCTCTTCCCTTCAAGCCCACAATATGCATGTTATTGTACAAGCAGGAAAGCATACACCTAGccatccttgccagcttttctGAGGGCCCAGCATGTTCCACCTCCgtcccatactgccaaggttggtcatgCTCCTCCTCGTCCTCATCAATGTCGCCTTGTGTAAGGTCCTCGTCCCCTCTCTCTTCCATAGAgtccatctccaaatcctcctcctcAGGTCTCACTACCACCTCATCCAAATCCTCCTCCACCTCAAGGAGAACATCCATACTGCTGCCATCAAGACATGTAGTCTCGTCCATCCCTCCTTCTTCCATCATTGCCATCAGTGTCTGCTCCAAAAGGAATATCAGAGGCATTACATCAAAAATGCCACTATTTTCCTTGCTGACATATCATATAATCTCCTCAAAAGGCACGAGCATGTAACAAATGTCCCTGATTAGCTGCCAATCACACTGAGCTGTAAAtcacactggctccagaaattgtcTTGCTGTTGTATGAGAAAGCCTGTCACTGCTTTGCACTGCTGGTAGAGGCAGTGGaggtgtttgcggaacaatataacactacaggctagatacgtgtaacttcaacatgctttttgcATGGCATGGATGACAGCAAAATGAGTACTGAAGATGTTTGCGTAACAAcattaaatgcaccagaactgtatTACACTACAGACTAGAAACGTgtaacttcaacatgctttttgcGTGGCAGAGTTGACAGCACAAtgcgtactgaaggtgtttgcggaaatctattatattcacgactgtgttgacaggccctataggtaacatggtaacatagtaacatagtaacatagttcataaggtggaaaaaagaccagagtccatcaagttcaacctatatccctaatgagtctctactcaattgatccaggggaaggcaaaaaactgaacagcatattccaggtgaggctgtaccaatgctttataaagggggagtattatgtccctgtcccttgagtccatgcctctttttatacatgacaatatcctgctggctttggaagcagcagcctgacattgcatgctattctgtagtctgtgatctacaagtacacccagatccttctctaccagtgactctgccagtttaatcccccctaagacatacgatgcatgcaggttattagtacccagatacataactttacatttatccacataaagtccttcaaacaatttacccacaatgcacgttaaacttaccggtctatagtttcctggggaagacctagagcccttcttaaagattggtaccacattcgccttgcgccagtcccttggcacaataccagacaccagagaatctctaaatatcatgaacaagggtacagatattactgaacttacctctctaagaactcttgggtgtagtccatccggtcctggagatttgcttacatttactttacttaacttaccttgtaccatgtctacattaagccagttcagtacattacatgatgtgttaccagcactgacctgtccaatgtcagctccttcttccatagtatatacagaactaaagaacccattctccgccttctcttgatcgcccgtgacaacctccccattatcattattaaggggtcctacatgctctgtccttggtttttttgtatttatatatctaaaaaaatattaa
Above is a genomic segment from Hyla sarda isolate aHylSar1 chromosome 1, aHylSar1.hap1, whole genome shotgun sequence containing:
- the JUND gene encoding transcription factor JunD → MEIPFYHDDVLNLHQASNFYTSSVATMMKKDLNLNLNEQVANSLKPHDGLLTSPDLGLLKLASPELERLIIQSNGLVTTTPTTSQFIYPKVASEEQEFAEGFVKALEDLHKQNQLGVTSAVDLSSVPAGATLQPPPPSDAPVYANLSSYSSGPMGTTVNYSTDTVPFPPPPSGLAQQSIAPPPRLQILKDEPQIVPEVPSFGDSPPMSPIDMDTQERIKAERKRLRNRIAASKCRKRKLERISRLEEKVKSLKTQNTELASTANLLREQVAQLKQKVMSHVNSGCQLLPQQVQAY